One Trichoderma atroviride chromosome 7, complete sequence DNA segment encodes these proteins:
- a CDS encoding uncharacterized protein (EggNog:ENOG41), translating into MAAQTPDGAPIDLAENKKRMLRGDLYYAFTPDLAQDRKECVRACRKLNTAVEPSRREQVEIWREITRDETPLPPKAATEEEDEALLDDYPIVEIGIRADYGYNVRLGKNVYVNANSTWIDTCPITIGARTIMGPGCSFYSGTHPLDHRVRNGTRGPETGKPIVVGEDCWLGGGVTVLAGVTIGKGSVVGAGSVVTKDVPEGVVVVGNPARVLKTIVKEEVNGAA; encoded by the exons ATGGCAGCTCAAACCCCCGACGGCGCGCCCATAGACCTggcagaaaacaaaaagcgcATGCTCCGCGGCGACTTGTACTATGCCTTTACGCCGGATCTCGCCCAGGATCGAAAGGAGTGCGTGAGGGCGTGTAGGAAGCTGAATACGGCGGTGGAACCTTCGAGGAGAGAGCAGGTTGAGATTTGGAGAGA AATCACCAGAGATGAAACTCCGCTACCACCCAAGGCAGCaaccgaagaagaagacgaagcacTCCTAGACGACTATCCAATCGTCGAAATCGGTATAAGAGCAGACTACGGGTACAACGTCCG CCTCGGCAAAAACGTCTACGTCAACGCAAACAGCACCTGGATCGACACCTGCCCCATCACCATCGGCGCGCGCACCATCATGGGCCCCGGCTGCAGCTTCTACTCGGGCACGCACCCGCTGGACCACCGCGTGCGCAACGGAACTCGCGGCCCGGAGACGGGGAAGCCCATCGTCGTGGGCGAGGACTGCTGGCTGGGCGGTGGCGTGACGGTGTTGGCGGGCGTGACGATTGGCAAGGGGTCGGTGGTTGGGGCGGGAAGTGTTGTGACCAAGGATGTGCCTGAGGGAGTTGTCGTGGTGGGAAACCCGGCGAGGGTGTTGAAGACGATTGTCAAGGAGGAAGTTAATGGTGCGgcgtga